A section of the Castanea sativa cultivar Marrone di Chiusa Pesio chromosome 12, ASM4071231v1 genome encodes:
- the LOC142621263 gene encoding uncharacterized protein LOC142621263 has protein sequence MAGKAAKSVVKAVGDYQYPWREKLVKYKNELSKGVWGYWELGAWKPLGISARHRARLRKEVLLAGEDWSYDPERKEMRTKRKGHKCDRIAAEKRANTARLMQEMPKMLLDYKKRRWEKKMKEEDKSK, from the coding sequence ATGGCAGGCAAAGCGGCAAAATCTGTGGTGAAGGCAGTTGGGGACTACCAGTACCCATGGCGGGAGAAGTTGGTTAAGTACAAGAATGAGCTATCCAAGGGTGTATGGGGTTACTGGGAGCTAGGGGCCTGGAAACCCCTTGGCATTAGTGCTCGTCATAGAGCTAGACTTCGCAAAGAAGTCCTACTTGCTGGGGAAGACTGGTCATATGATCCAGAGAGGAAAGAGATGAGAACCAAGAGGAAAGGGCACAAATGTGATAGGATTGCTGCAGAAAAACGGGCAAACACTGCAAGGTTGATGCAAGAGATGCCAAAAATGTTGCTGGATTACAAGAAGCGCAGGtgggagaagaagatgaaggaagaAGACAAGAGCAAGTGA